The segment GAGGGGGTGGGGTcagatggaggaggagagaggggctggggtcaggtggAGGAGGAcccggggggggggctggggtcagatggaggaggagggaggggctggggtcagatggaggaggagagaggggctggggtcaggtggaggaggagagaggggctggggtcagaTGGAGGaggacccccggggggggggctggggtcagatggaggaggagagaggggctggggtcagaTGGAGGAGACccctggagggggtggggtcAGGTGGAGGaggctcctccctctgctgggcTTCCCAGTGCTGGGGCTGTGCCCTCCTGAGCCAGGCAGCCTCCGGGGCGGGCCCTCTCCCGGCAGGTGCCTGGGGGCTGAGGGCCTGGATGGGGGTCTCCacgtgccgcccccccccccccagcccgccTCGTTGCCTCCCGCAGGCTGAGATTGTGAAGCGACTCAGTGGCATCTGCGCCCAGATCATCCCCTTCCTGACCCAGGAggtgagtgggggcgggggggcagctGGAGGGCCGTGGCCTTTCCCCAGGCTGAGGCTGCGGGGCGGGCGCAcgtcctggctgtgtggcccccGGCCAGAGGTGGGCGTCTCCGCTGCTTTATCCTGGGCTGAGCTCCAGCCGGACCAGAAGGAGCCCCTGGCGGCctcagagccacagagacaggGAGTGGGGGTGCCGGGCTGCGTTCCGGAAGTGGGGGCACAGTTTGGCCTGTGCACCGCACTCCCCCTGCAGGCTGAGGTTTGTGCAGGCTcccagcgggggcggggccgcccgcCCACAAGCAGTGCAGTgcaggggctgtgggagggagctggaagggccagcaggctgcaggatCATCGAGGACCCGGAGCCCCATCCGGCCCGCCTGTTGCTTTTTGCTGATAAAGTTTTATCGGCACAAGGCCGTGCCCACCCACGTGCACACTGTCGGCGGGCCGAGACTGAGTCGCCTctgggccctgtcctggacaCTTGGCGGCGGCAGGTGCATCCCCCCGGGGGGGCGTCCCCCCTGCTGGGTGCCCGGCCAACGGGATGAACACGGGAACGCCAGGCGCACGCAGGAGCTGCCGGTGGCCGTTTCTATGAAGTGGGGTGGAGGTGCACGGATGGGGCAGACTTGGGCCGCACAGCGCAGACACGGTGCCCAGGAGCCGGGCTCAGGCCCGGCTCTGCTGTGGGCGGCAGCGGCGCTGGCTCGGGTGCCGGGCTCCCTCTCGCTCcccggggagacccggatggggttccaggGTTTAGCCTGGTCCGTGGAAGCCTTGGAAAAAGTCCCTGTAAGAATTATGAATGAGCTTAACGCGTGGACTTAAAATATTACAGTTTACACTTACTTAAAGGCTGGGCCGGCCGGGCGGCCGCCGCCCCCGGCTGCACGGCTGAGCCCCCCGGGGCCAGGCAGCCCGGCGTGGAGGCCCCGAGAGCCCAGGCGGGGCTGCAGCCAGGCGAGGGCGGCGGCGAAGTCCCACAGTGCGAGAAGAGGCCGCGGTGGCTGCGGAGTCACCTCCCGCCAGGCCACTCCTTCACGGCCAGCCCCCCCCACGCCCACGTCTGTGGTTGCGGCGGCCTTGGTGcccccccccaggcccacccGGCCCTCGAAGCGCCCGACTCCCACTTGTTAGGTCCGGCTGCGCTTAGCTGGgtttgtcttcctttctctccgtCTCATAAGCgtcaagagagagaggagggcacCCAGCAAGCTTGGGGCGCAGATGAGGGTGGGCGGGCCCGGCCGGAGCCCCTGGAGGCCGGCTCGAGcgcgtctcccctcccccccccagcaccagcagcaggtGCTCCAGGCCGTGGAGCGCGCCAAGCAGGTGACCGTGGGGGAGTTGAACAGCCTCATCGGGGTGAGCcttgctggcccctgcccccccccccgggagcgGCGAGGGGCGGTGGGCGGCTGGCCCGGGctctgtgggggcggggcaggggcggggcagctgGGTGCCGCCGGGCGCCGCCCCCgcccaccgcccccacccccccacccccccgtcccacagcagcagctccagccgctgtccCACCACGCGCCCCCTGTGCCCCTCACGCCGCGCCCCGCCGGGCTGGTGGGCGGCAGTGCCACGGGGCTGCTGGCCCTGTCGGGAGCCCTGGCCGCGCAGGCCCAGTTGGCGGCTGCTAAGGAGGACCGCGTGGGCGTGGAGGCCGAGGCAACCAGAGGTGAGGGGCGGCGGGGAGCGTCGCGGgggtggtgggtgcaggggtgagggggcGGCCAGGAGCCACGAcgccctccctcttctctctctctctctgcctccccggACCTGGCAGCAGAGAGAGGCCCCAGCAGGGTAAGTGGAGgcacacctgccccccacccccggagccCAGAGCAAGACCCCCGGTCTGTGTCCAGCAGGGTCTGTGCGGGAAACaccccaaagagagagagacagacagagggggcTTCCATCaggggtcccagccccagccccagccctgaccccagccccgccccagcctgcccAGGGGCTGTCTGCTCCCTCCAGGCTACACCGCGGGCGCCGGGTGGGCTGGCCGTGGTCTGTCTCCCCCGTGAGCCGGCTGTGAGGTCTAACACCTGAGGGCACCCTTGGcagtggggcagcagggggccCGGCCTCTGCTGGACCAGATGCAGGCTGGGACTGGGGGCGCCCGGGGATCGCTGAGCCCCCGTTGGCTCCTGTCTCCCCGCAGAGTGCGTCCCCCTCGCCCCCCGAGAGTCTGGTGGAGGAGGAGCGGCCCGGGGGCCCCGGGAAGCAGCCAGGGGAGGACAAGGAGGTGCCCGGACCTTACGTGAGTGGGGGCACGCGCGACACAGacggccccagcctggcccctcgGGGTCTTCCGGAACCCAGCTGTGCTCAGGGCTCCCCATTGCCCCCAGATGAGGCCCCCGATGCCAGGCTTAACTCGAGCTGCTGGACTCCTCCCCCGAGCCGCCCTCGGGGCCACACAGCCCTCTTCCCACCCTGTGGCTTTTGCTCCAgctgtccccccccccgcccagcctcTTAGAAACCAGGGTCTGCATCAGAGCCCTgatgctgcctcctccaggaagccatccTGATTGCCTCGCAGAGGGCTGGGACCCCAGCACACCCTGTAATACTGGTTTCGAGAGCCCCTCGGGCCAGTCTGTGGCCAGCTCAGGGGCTGGGGCCGCACTGGGGCAGATGCAGCCTGGCTGGGTGTTGGCCAGCCTCACGGCTCCTCAGAGACACCGGAGAGAGCCGGGTGCAGGCGGCGTCCAGGCCGCCATTGGGCCAAGCCGAGGATTCCCCCGGGGCAGCCCAACACATCGAggccccctctcctgccctcctcgctggggagccctgggcagcgTGGGTGAATGCAGTTGGAGCTGGGGCTCCCTCCACAGGCTGTGCGGGAGCCCAGGCAGGGGTGGGTCGGTCCCTGGGGACAGCgtggagggctccctggaggaggtgaaGCTGATGGCCCGGAGCCTGAGGAAGGGTCGGGCTGGGGTGGGTGATGGGCAAGGGAGGTGTGGCCAAGGGGCTGGTTGGCCTTGTGGGGTGCCAGTGACcccgggggggaggggcaggacctctctcccccacacaggagtggactggggctgggggcccctcctcctcctcctcacggGCGCCCTGCAGCTCTCCTGGGCTGTGTGCCTGCGCCACCCCCAGCAGGTGGGCCCCCGGGGTGCACAGGGCTGAGGGTGTGAGGGTACACAGGCCTCTCCCGGGAGGGGGTGCCCAGCGCCAGCTCTCTCCATCCCCCCCTCCAGGAGAGTGAGGAAGACAAGAGCGACTACAACCTGGTGGTGGACGAGGTGAGTGGGGGCCCAGCCGCCTCCCGCCCTGGGCGCAGAGCGAGGGGGGGGGGCTTGGGCCGTGGGGGCCCCGGGCTGCTTCCTGCGCGTGCTCGAGTGGGGACGCCGCCTCTCTGTGGCGCAGGTGGGGGACCGGGGCCGCGTGGCGATGGCGGCGGGTGGCAGGGGTGGCTTTGAGCCCCGGCTCGGGGAGAGGGGCGCGGGGGTCCTGGGTACCCCTCTTACAGGCGGCTAAAGGGGCATCGGGGGTTGCGTGAACCTCCCAAGGGGTTGCAGGTTCTGTGGCTGCTTCACCCCCCAACCTCGCCTCCTCCGACCCAGGACCAGCCTTCGGAGCCCCCCAGCCCGGCCACCACCCCCTGTGGAAAGGCGCCCCTGTGCGTCCCCGCCCGCCGGGACCTCGTGGACAGTCCAGCCTCCTTGGCCTCCAGCCTCGGCTCACCGCTCCCCAGAGCCAAAGAGCTTGTCCTGGTGCGTAGCGGGGGGGCCTTGAAACCCACTGTTTTCATCCTGGGGGGCCTGGAAACAGACACTTCGACATCTGATGAGAAACTGGGGCGATGAGAAACTGGCGAGGTTGGCGCGGCCTGCTGTCCtcacgtgattttttttttaaccactgaatTTTTCCTGGAAGACTCGCTTTGTTCACCCTAAGCAGATGTTTTGTggaaagattgatttgtttgtttgaaaggcataatgacagctcttccatccgctgggtcactcccccagtgcccacaatgccccggggctgggccaggccaaaccccggagcccggagccgcatccgggtctcccacgagggtgctggggcccaggggcttgggccgtcactgctgcctgtcGGGAGCTGCTGGGTCAGAAACAGCAGCCGGGACCGGAGCCCGAACCCGCGGCCGCTGTCCTGAGTGGTAGCctaactccccctcccccccacctgctCGGCCGCTGTCCTGAGTGGTAGCCTaactccctccccccacacctgctcgGGGAAACTCATTAAGTAGCAGAACAGAACAGCAACTTTGTAACCAGGCTCCTGAACACATACAGAAACGCAGTCGGCCCCACCCCTGGGAATCCAGCGGGCGgggcccaggccacacagcagggagcCTGTACCGCcccggctcctgactctggcttccggctctggtgccccctgggaggcagccgtgatgggtCCAGGCCCTGGTCCTGGatgggagccccggatggagctctgggctcctggcttcggtctggcccagccctggctgttgtgggcattcggggagtgaactggtctccctttcttttcttttcttttttttatttttttattttttttgacaggcagagtggacagtgagagagagagacagagagagaaaggtcttccttttgccgttggttcaccctccaatggccgccgctgcagccggcgcaccgtgctgatccgatggcaggagccaggatccaggtgcttttcctggtctcccatggggtgcagggcccaagcacctgggccatcctccactgccctccctggccatagcagagagctggcctggaagaggggcaaccgggacagaatccggcgccccgaccgggactagaacccggtgtgccggcgccgcaaggtggaggattagcctattgagccacggcgccggcctcctttcttttcttgattgagagagagagagagagagagagagagagagagagagaggtcttccatccactggtccactccccagatggccgcaacggccggagctgtgccgatccgaagccaggagccaggagcttcatccgggtctcccacgtgggtgcaggggccccagcacttggtcccttgtccactgctctcccgggccacagcagggagctggatgggaagtggagcaggcggggctcgaaccagcgcccacgtgggatgcggccctgcaggcgggggcttcacccgctccaccacagcgccggctccttctGAGCCTTTCACGTGAATAAATAGGGGCGACTGGCAGGGCGGGACTCCAGGCCTGAGGTGTTAGGACCTCGGGGACACCTGAGCCGTCCCCAGGGGTGGTGACCGCTgtaccctgctccccacaagcatTGGAAACTTAGCTATGCTTGTGCCCGTCCCCCCCAAATCCACGCCCCCAAGCCCTGCACTCTGCCGGGGTGACCCTGTCGGTTTCTAGGCCTCCCAggttgccatggcaacagccAGAGGTTGGGGGCAGCCCCCCCGCCTGCTGGAgaagcccccgcccctccctcttGATGCCTGATCCTGTGacagccctgggcaccccagggtCTCCACGGCCCCTCGCGGTGCAGCCCCCGTGCCCCGCCCACCTTCTCCGCTCGCCCGCTCCCCCAGGTGCAAGCTGGGGTCGCGTGCTGTGTGCAGCCCCTCGCGCCTGCCGCGGCCCTCGCCTGGTGCCCACCCCCCGCACGCCTGAGGCCCCTCCGTGCGCCCCCCCGTCCAGTCGGGGccaccagccctgccctctctccaCAGAACGACCTTCCCGCCGGCACACCCGCTTCCAAGTCCTCCGACTCCTCCCCGCCCCAGGACGCGTCCACCCCCGGGCCCAGCTCGGCCGGTCACCTGTGCCAGCTGGCGGCCAAGCCCACGCCTTCCACGGACAGCATCGGTGAGCCCTGTGCTTGGCTGTCCCGGCTGGAGTGGGCTCCTTGTCTGGAAAGTTCTAGAAGACAGGGtctggggaggcaggagctggcgcCGCCCCGCGtgtgctggggctgtgggctcCGGGTGGGCCTCGGGCGGGACCCCTTGTCTTGGCCTGCTGGCCAGTGGGACCGAGGCTTCCGCCTGGGGCGCGGGATCGGGCGGCTCGGGCACTGGCCAGCCGCGGGGGCCCCCTCGGGGGGACGGGGTGGCAGCGCTCGGCTGTCCCACCTCGGAGCTGGCTCCGTGCCTGGTCCTGGCGCCCCTGTGTGAAAGAGcaggacccccagcccccagcccccagtcccGGCGGCGTTTTGACCTCGCGTTAAGATGCCCCAGGACTCCCCTGTCCCACTTGGGTCTGGGTCCCCGCTGAAGCGCAGCCCAGAGAGCCGTGTTGGAGGGGGTCCAGCACGGGCCCCTGCGCCCCCCGGGAGACCGGGCgggagctcctggcccccggctttggtgctggctcagccctggctgtggcgggGGTGCACAGAGAACCCACGGATGCAGGGTCCACGTCTGTGCCTCTCTCACGGGTGGGGGCCTGGGGCGGGAGGCGCTAGGTGTCCCCCCCGACACCGGGTCTGGGCGAGGACAGGACAAGGTGTGAGGTTGCGGGGCCGGCGTGTCCCGGGGCCCGCCGTGGTGGGCCCAGGCGTGGGAGCCCTGAGCGACAGGCCCACCCACGCGGGCGGCTGGAGACCGGAACTCTTCTCGCTCAGCCCTGAGGAGCCCCCTGGCGCTGTCCGGCCCCTTCAGCAGCTCCTTCAGCCTGGGCTCTCACGGCTCCCTCAACGGGGACCTCTCGGTGCCCGGCTCCTACGTCAGCCTGCACCTGTCGCCGCAGGTCAGCAGCTCCGTGGTCTACGGCCGCTCCCCCATGGTGAGTCCGCGGGGAGTCGGGGAGCGGCGCCTCTGGGAAGATGGGAGGGCCTCCGTGCCCGAAGGCTTTAGCCGGGACCTGTGATGAGTGGCATTGaggagtgggaggggcctgggagtcCGTGATGAGTGGCATTGAagagtgggaggggcctgggagtcCGTGATGAGTGGCATTGAagagtgggaggggcctgggagtcCGTGATGAGTGGCATTGAagagtgggaggggcctgggagtcCGTGATGAGTGGCATTGAagagtgggaggggcctgggagtcCGTGATGAGTGGCATTGaggagtgggaggggcctgggagtcCGTGATGAGTGGCATTGaggagtgggaggggcctgggagtcCGTGATGAGTGGCATTGAagagtgggaggggcctgggagtcCGTGATGAGTGGCATTGAagagtgggaggggcctgggagtcCGTGATGAGTGGCATTGaggagtgggaggggcctgggagtcCGTGATGAGTGGCATTGaggagtgggaggggcctgggagtcCGTGATGAGTGGCATTGaggagtgggaggggcctgggagtcCGTGATGAGTGGCATTGAagagtgggaggggcctgggagttCGGGACGGCCGCGGCTTGGGGTGGGCGTGGCGCTGTGAGCAGGGGCGGGCGCCTGCTGCCCCgtgctgcctccctggcctccccCTAGATGGCCTTTGAGTCGCACCCCCATCTCCGAGGCTCGACCATCTCCTCGTCCCTGCCCAGCATTCCTGGGGGAAAGCCGTGAGTACGGGggtgcggggggcggggctccctGCCCCGGGCCGTCTCCTCCTTGACATAATCGCGGCTCCCAGGGGAGGCGCCCCGGCGCGGGGAAAGGGCAGAACTCCCAGCAGGTGCGATTCTGCCCCTGTCACAGCCCGGGGGTGCACCCGGCATGGATGGGTGGGGCCgtcgggtccttgggccccggccgTGAGCGACCTCAGCACCGCGGTGCAGGGACGGACCGGGGGGCTCGCCAGCATTCGGTTCTCTGAAGCTGAGCTGGCCTCGCCCGCGGTCAGCACTGGCCATCGGCTCTCGTCCATTCACAGACCGGTCAGGTGCCGGCCCCGGGGCCCCAGCCCCCGCCTGAGCCCCGCTCCCGTCCTAAGGCGTCGTGGGTGTGGGGCAGGAGGGCGCGGGGTGCGGTCCCCTGAGCCTGGGTCCCCCGCCCAGGGCCTACTCCTTCCACGTGTCTGCGGACGGGCAGATGCAGCCCGTGCCTTTTCCGTCGGACGCGCTGGTGGGCGCCGGCATCCCGCGGCACGCCCGGCAGGTGCACACGCTGGCCCACGGCGAGGTGGTGTGCGCCGTCACCATCAGCGGCTCCACGCAGCACGTGTACACGGGCGGCAAGGGCTGCGTGAAGGTCTGGGACGTGGGCCAGCCCGGCGCCAAGACGCCCGTGGCCCAGCTGGACTGcctggtgaggggcggggctgcggacgagggggcggggcctaaaggaggaagccaggaggggcggggcttgcGGCCAGAGGGCGGGGCTGCATCTGGTGGACAGGGCTTGCTGTCATCCGTGGTGAAGCTGAGCaaggggcggggcttggggcCTCGGGGCGTGGCCGGGGTGCCCCGAGACTCGGCCGCGGGGCCAGCCCACCCTAACCGCTGTCCCTGGGCCCCAGAACCGGGACAACTACATTCGCTCCTGCAAACTGCTGCCGGACGGCCGGAGTCTGATCGTGGGCGGCGAGGCCAGCACCTTGTCCATCTGGGACCTGGCGGCGCCCACGCCCCGCATCAAGGCCGAGCTGACGTCCTCGGCGCCCGCGTGCTACGCCCTGGCCGTCAGCCCGGACGCCAAGGTCTGCTTCTCCTGCTGTAGCGACGGCAACATCGTGGTCTGGGACCTGCAGAACCAGACCATGGTCAGGTGGgtcgcggggcggggccgggggggcggggccgcggcggccCGGCTGCTGGGGCGGCGCCAACCCCGGGGCCGCCCCGCTCCGTGCAGGCAGTTCCAGGGCCACACGGACGGCGCCAGCTGCATCGACATTTCCGACTATGGCACGCGGCTCTGGACGGGCGGCCTGGACAACACGGTGCGCTGCTGGGACCTGCGGGAGGgccgccagctgcagcagcacgACTTCAGCTCCCAGGTGCGCGGCGGGCGGGGACCCGGGGGGGCTCATACCTGCGCCAGGTGCATGTGGAATGGGGGGGGGGCTCATACCTGCGCCAGGTGCATGTGGAATGGGGGGGTTTCATACCTGCGCCAGGTGCATGTGGAATGGGGGGGCTCATACCTGCGCCAGGTGCGCGCGGCCTGGCGGaacccggcgggggggggggggctcatgcCTGCTGTGCAGAGTTGGGGACGTGGGCACAGGGGACAGGTCATGAGCTCGGCCGTCCTTCGGGGCTCCCGCGGGCGCCATAGCCCGGCTGGTGCGGCCGGTGCGTGCCACGCCCCCTCTGGCGGAAGGGCGTCTGCCTGTCTCCCCTTGGGGGATTCCCCGCCAGCTCCGGGCCTGGGGTGGCCGAGAACCTGATGCCTGGGGTGCCCCCGCCCCCATACCCGGAGCCTGGAAACCTTGCCACACCTCCATGGTTATTTATCTTCCCCTCCGACTTATTTGTGTTTAATGTTTGTTTGAAAAAgtagcgggggggggggagtcttccatcagctggtttccTCCCTAAAtcaagggccggggctgggccaggctggagccaggaggcaggcgctcATCCGGGTTTCCcgcgtgggagcaggggccccggCGCTGGGGCCGTCAGCGCTGCCTTCCCGAGTGCGTTAGTAGGGAGCCGGAGCccaggtggagcagccggagctcGGGCTGGCTTTGCCCCCCACACCACCACTGTGGCCCCCAAAGTTCTGTCTGCTGCTAAGACAGCGGGAGGTTTGGGGTGTAGCATGGGCCCTTACTCCCGGGGTGCCCGGCGCGGGGCTGAGCCCCGAAGGACGAGAacacggtgggggggggaggggcgggcagtgGGCGCCGCGGGCTGAGTGACCTTGAGCGCGCTGCCCGCCCGGCTTCCGCCATCTGCTGCCGGGGAGCGAGTGTCCtcgcccagcctcccctccccctccccgcagaTAAATGGATGCGACCCCGGggttctgtgtaattctgattaaTATTAATGACCCGACAGGCAGTGGCCCGCTGCgctccaggccctgggccagctgcCTCTGCCCGCGGGGGGCCGGTGATTGAAGGGGTCCTGACCCCCCCCCACCGCCACTGCTTCCCTAGATCTTCTCTCTGGGCCActgtcccaaccaggactggcTGGCCGTGGGCATGGAGAGCAGCAACGTCGAGGTGCTGCACGTGCGCAAGCCGGAGAAGTACCAGCTGCACCTGCACGAGAGCTGCGTGCTGTCGCTCAAGTTCGCGTCCTGCGGTGCgcgccggcgggggcggggcgggggcggggcgccggcGGGGGAGTGGGCGAGAGTGGGCGGGGCGccggtgggggtgggcagtggaggggtagtgggcggggtgggggcggggactgGGCGGGGTGCCGGcgggggtgggcagtggagggggAGTGGGCAGAGTGGAGCAATGGACGGGGCGACAgcgtgggtgggggtgggaacagGGGGGCGGTGCgcgccggcgggggcggggcgggagtgggcggggcgggggagcggGCGGGGGTGGGCAGTGGCGGGGGAGTGGGCGGAGTGGAGCAATGGGCGGGGCGACAGCGTGGGTGGGGATGGGAacaggaggcggggcgggggcgggggagtgggCGGGGCGCCAGCGGGGGGGGCAGTGGCGGGGGAGTGGAGCAATGGGCGGGGCGACAGCGTGGGTGGGGATGGGAacaggaggcggggcgggggcgggggagtgggCGGGGCGCCAGCGGGGGGGGGCAGTGGCGGGGGAGTGGAGCAATGGGCGGGGCGACAGCGTGGGTGGGGATGGgaacggggcggggcggggccggcgggggcgggggagtgggcggggcgggggcgggggggagtggGCGGGGCGCCAGCGGGGGGGGCAGTGGCGGGGGAGTGGGCAGAGTGGAGCAATGGGCGGGGCGACAGCGTGTGTGGGGGTGGGAacagggggcggggtgggagtgGGCGGGGCACCAGAGGGGGCAGTGGCGGGGGAGTGGGCGGGGCGGAGCAATGGGCGGGGCGACAGCGTGGGTGGGGATGGGAACAGGGGGCGGGGCGCCagcaggggtgggagcagggggcggggcgggggtccccGGGGGAGCCCACCTCCCCGCCccgcagcccaggctgttgcctCGGGAAACCGGGTCATACAGGAATCAGAGTTTGCCCAGACCCCGTGCGGGCCGGCCTTGTACTAAGAGCGCTGACAGGTTTGGGCCACAGAGCATTGGAATAGGGACGtcgattttttttctttttaagattttagaagGGTTGCAGAGCGCCTGCCGGCTCACCCCCCAGCTGGccccacaggccagggctgggaggctgcGCTCCACCGCAGGGCCCGGGGTGgagtttgcttatttgaaaggcagagttagaggtcttccgttcgctggttcacccccagtgtcCGCAGTGGTGTGGGGGTGGACGGGAGGGTCTGGGTCCGGCCCCAgcccgcctggccccgccctgccaCGGCCGCCCTGTCTCCTCCAGGACGCTGGTTCGTGAGCACCGGCAAGGACAACCTGCTGAACGCCTGGCGGACGCCCTACGGAGCCAGCATCTTCCAGgtgcgcggggtgggggggggcaga is part of the Oryctolagus cuniculus chromosome 16, mOryCun1.1, whole genome shotgun sequence genome and harbors:
- the TLE2 gene encoding transducin-like enhancer protein 2 isoform X1 — translated: MYPQGRHPTPLQSGQPFKFSILEICDRIKEEFQFLQAQYHSLKLECEKLASEKTEMQRHYVMYYEMSYGLNIEMHKQAEIVKRLSGICAQIIPFLTQEHQQQVLQAVERAKQVTVGELNSLIGQQLQPLSHHAPPVPLTPRPAGLVGGSATGLLALSGALAAQAQLAAAKEDRVGVEAEATRAERGPSRSASPSPPESLVEEERPGGPGKQPGEDKEVPGPYESEEDKSDYNLVVDEDQPSEPPSPATTPCGKAPLCVPARRDLVDSPASLASSLGSPLPRAKELVLNDLPAGTPASKSSDSSPPQDASTPGPSSAGHLCQLAAKPTPSTDSIALRSPLALSGPFSSSFSLGSHGSLNGDLSVPGSYVSLHLSPQVSSSVVYGRSPMMAFESHPHLRGSTISSSLPSIPGGKPAYSFHVSADGQMQPVPFPSDALVGAGIPRHARQVHTLAHGEVVCAVTISGSTQHVYTGGKGCVKVWDVGQPGAKTPVAQLDCLNRDNYIRSCKLLPDGRSLIVGGEASTLSIWDLAAPTPRIKAELTSSAPACYALAVSPDAKVCFSCCSDGNIVVWDLQNQTMVRQFQGHTDGASCIDISDYGTRLWTGGLDNTVRCWDLREGRQLQQHDFSSQIFSLGHCPNQDWLAVGMESSNVEVLHVRKPEKYQLHLHESCVLSLKFASCGRWFVSTGKDNLLNAWRTPYGASIFQSKESSSVLSCDISRNNKYIVTGSGDKKATVYEVVY